A genomic region of Trichothermofontia sichuanensis B231 contains the following coding sequences:
- a CDS encoding phycobiliprotein lyase: MSPSISSLQLTDEQFVASFFQRSAGQWRSERRYYTLPDGETQELVSLIQVRFLSQGSPELIHLAALHHLSDPTSLTCGAEVIWESALAVSGRPQSKGSTVFGVAGDILYRDRGFATTKPITASFYFPTPNSFCLRTEYKGSVFEEEIKLIGQQYRTRQTVISRSGEQVMIGQYLEKRLV, translated from the coding sequence GTGTCTCCATCTATCTCATCTCTTCAACTAACCGATGAACAATTCGTGGCGAGTTTTTTCCAACGCTCGGCAGGCCAGTGGCGATCGGAGCGTCGCTACTACACGCTGCCAGATGGGGAAACCCAGGAACTGGTGAGTTTGATCCAGGTTCGTTTTTTGTCCCAGGGCAGTCCGGAGTTAATCCATCTCGCGGCATTGCATCATCTCTCGGATCCCACCAGCTTGACCTGTGGCGCGGAAGTCATCTGGGAGAGTGCGTTGGCGGTGTCGGGGCGTCCCCAGTCAAAAGGCTCAACGGTTTTTGGGGTAGCGGGTGATATCTTGTACCGCGATCGCGGCTTTGCGACCACGAAACCTATAACTGCCAGTTTCTACTTCCCTACCCCCAATAGCTTCTGCCTACGCACCGAGTACAAGGGGTCCGTCTTCGAGGAAGAAATTAAGCTGATCGGCCAGCAGTACCGCACCCGGCAAACCGTGATTTCGCGATCGGGCGAACAGGTGATGATCGGCCAGTACCTGGAAAAACGCCTTGTGTAG
- a CDS encoding pentapeptide repeat-containing protein produces MRLTFLVATAVGVSLAFMPAVGAADPAQVDQLLRTGACPACDLTDANLQGAHLIGADLRSANLSGADLREANLEGADLTGADLTGAKLNQAWLTNASLSYSTLVNVDFTDTQLYHANLRGATLVGANLDNAVTYGANLHDVQLDLP; encoded by the coding sequence ATGCGCTTAACATTTTTAGTAGCAACAGCCGTCGGGGTGAGTTTGGCCTTCATGCCAGCGGTGGGCGCGGCTGACCCAGCCCAAGTCGATCAACTATTGCGGACAGGGGCCTGCCCTGCCTGTGACCTGACCGATGCCAACCTCCAAGGTGCCCATCTGATTGGCGCCGATCTGCGATCGGCCAACCTAAGCGGCGCCGATCTGCGGGAAGCGAATTTAGAGGGAGCTGATCTCACGGGAGCCGATTTGACCGGGGCTAAACTGAATCAAGCCTGGTTAACTAACGCCAGTCTCAGTTATAGTACCCTGGTAAATGTGGACTTTACCGATACGCAGCTTTATCATGCGAATCTCCGAGGTGCAACACTCGTTGGTGCCAATCTGGATAATGCAGTGACTTATGGTGCGAATTTGCATGATGTCCAATTAGACTTGCCCTAG
- a CDS encoding ArnT family glycosyltransferase: MIQRFQPQHRLLVTILVLSVCLYCDGMGWGLPSFSGWAVDEVLPSQVLRGMQAGFTNGWSEKYPPFHFYLLAILYLPVYWLNHGDFTKLTEDLEIYTTVFYLGRSLSVLMGAAIVGLIYILAREVYSQSSALWSALMTAVLLPMVYYAKVVNLDVPYLFWVMLSLIFYIRILKAHLLKDYLLFAIVAAIAVATKDQAYGFYILTPFFILWRYYQFLKQHADEQRQSPIWIHILRDPRLVYPLLAGIITFVLLNNIIFNWQGFLRHLELITTGSARVVPRYEQTLGGHLQMFWQSWRHIRFASGWPLYIVCLVGLITALCKPRQHALALMLWVPLISYYLTYITVIVFNDVRYLLAINLILTIFGGQWLAQHLVPMQIQAQINHPIPRYRWPWRSLAISLIFIYSFFYSYSINVLMKHDSRYTVEAWMAANIPEEASILATGAKRYLPRLEEHYDHVDIAMEPTIAHLEQYPFEYVITTSGYDIRRFAPGSPQYEFFDQLEQGTLGYQKVFAYRSQPWPDLLNHQELGERYLEKRTIHSNFDKINPKICIYARTQQEGLNRL; this comes from the coding sequence TTGATACAACGATTTCAACCTCAACATCGTCTATTAGTCACGATTCTAGTTTTAAGTGTTTGCCTCTATTGTGATGGAATGGGCTGGGGGCTGCCGAGCTTCAGTGGGTGGGCTGTCGATGAAGTCTTGCCGTCCCAAGTTTTGCGGGGAATGCAGGCTGGATTTACGAATGGATGGTCCGAAAAATATCCACCTTTCCACTTTTATCTGTTAGCGATCCTATACCTGCCAGTTTATTGGCTTAATCATGGTGATTTTACTAAGCTTACTGAAGACCTAGAAATCTATACGACCGTGTTTTATCTAGGCCGATCGCTAAGTGTGCTCATGGGGGCCGCGATCGTTGGATTAATCTATATCCTAGCCAGGGAAGTTTATTCCCAATCATCAGCATTATGGTCGGCCCTGATGACGGCAGTCCTCCTGCCTATGGTTTATTATGCCAAAGTCGTCAATCTAGATGTGCCCTATCTATTTTGGGTGATGTTATCACTTATTTTCTATATCCGAATTCTTAAAGCTCATTTATTAAAGGATTATCTTTTGTTTGCGATTGTGGCTGCGATCGCCGTTGCCACCAAAGATCAAGCCTACGGATTTTATATCCTCACGCCATTTTTTATCCTCTGGCGATATTACCAGTTTCTTAAACAACATGCTGACGAACAACGACAATCACCAATTTGGATACATATATTACGTGACCCGCGCCTCGTTTATCCCTTACTAGCCGGGATTATCACTTTTGTTCTGTTAAACAATATCATTTTTAACTGGCAGGGATTTCTGAGACATCTGGAACTGATTACCACTGGCTCAGCAAGGGTTGTCCCGCGCTATGAGCAGACCCTCGGCGGGCATTTACAAATGTTCTGGCAAAGCTGGCGACATATTCGTTTTGCCTCTGGTTGGCCCCTGTATATCGTCTGTCTAGTTGGCCTAATCACAGCCCTGTGTAAACCCCGGCAACATGCCCTTGCTCTGATGCTTTGGGTACCTTTGATCTCCTACTATTTAACCTATATCACAGTGATTGTGTTTAATGATGTACGCTATTTGCTGGCAATCAATCTGATCCTGACAATTTTCGGAGGGCAGTGGTTAGCACAACACTTGGTACCAATGCAAATACAAGCTCAGATTAATCATCCAATCCCACGGTATCGCTGGCCGTGGCGATCGCTAGCCATTAGTCTCATCTTTATCTACAGTTTTTTTTATAGCTACTCGATTAATGTCTTAATGAAGCACGATTCCCGTTATACCGTCGAGGCGTGGATGGCTGCGAATATCCCTGAAGAGGCCAGTATTTTAGCCACTGGAGCCAAGCGCTATTTACCCCGTCTTGAAGAGCACTATGACCATGTTGATATCGCTATGGAACCAACGATCGCTCATCTGGAGCAATATCCCTTTGAATATGTGATTACGACCAGTGGCTACGATATTCGTCGCTTTGCCCCTGGCTCACCCCAATACGAGTTTTTTGACCAATTAGAACAGGGGACATTAGGCTATCAAAAGGTGTTTGCCTATCGTTCCCAACCTTGGCCTGATTTATTAAATCATCAGGAATTGGGAGAGCGATACCTGGAAAAGCGCACGATTCACTCTAACTTTGACAAAATCAACCCGAAAATCTGCATTTACGCAAGGACACAACAGGAGGGTCTAAATCGGCTCTAG
- a CDS encoding anion transporter — MSNALTGLQIIVVAFSYVALGIGSVPGLRMNRATIALVSAALLIGLGTLSLEAAWQAIDANTIVFLLSMMVVNAYLSYAGFFNLALLSLLRLTRSPFGLLGVLTVGTGLLSAVFLNDTLALVSTPLTLQLTRSLKLNPIPYLLAIAGATNIGSLATLSGNPQNILVGAFSGIGYLDFAQALVPVAIVGLGIQLGLLWLLYPEVRSLAPGTFPELPRLRYHRALLVKTLIITSLLLSAFVVGLPLGESAFLAAAALLVTRRIKPERVLQQVDWSLLVLFSGLFILTACVRSLSVVAAASLPLLTGVGAWVAHPVGLLAITVGLSNLISNVPAVLLLQGAIGPGNTESWLLLAAGSTLAGNLTLFGSVANLIMVEAAASAGCTLSFWQHLRFGLPLTLITLAVTYSWIVLR; from the coding sequence ATGTCCAACGCGCTCACTGGGCTACAAATCATCGTAGTGGCATTCAGCTACGTCGCCCTGGGGATTGGTTCGGTGCCGGGATTGCGCATGAATCGGGCCACGATCGCCCTGGTCAGTGCAGCTTTGTTGATCGGGTTGGGAACGTTGAGTTTAGAGGCAGCTTGGCAGGCGATCGATGCCAACACGATCGTGTTTTTGCTGAGCATGATGGTGGTCAATGCCTACCTGTCCTATGCGGGCTTTTTCAATCTGGCGCTCCTCTCCCTGCTGCGCTTAACCCGTAGTCCCTTTGGCTTATTGGGAGTGCTGACGGTGGGCACGGGCCTCCTTTCGGCGGTCTTCCTCAACGATACCCTGGCCCTAGTCAGTACCCCGTTAACCTTGCAACTGACGCGATCGCTCAAGCTCAATCCCATTCCCTACCTGCTGGCGATCGCTGGGGCGACCAATATCGGCTCCCTGGCGACCCTAAGTGGCAATCCCCAGAATATCCTGGTGGGGGCATTTTCCGGGATTGGCTATCTGGACTTTGCCCAGGCACTGGTGCCGGTGGCGATCGTCGGGTTAGGAATCCAACTGGGGTTACTATGGCTGCTCTACCCGGAGGTGCGATCGCTGGCTCCCGGCACCTTCCCGGAATTACCGCGTCTGCGCTACCATCGCGCCCTGTTAGTGAAAACGCTGATCATCACCAGTTTGCTCCTGAGCGCGTTTGTGGTGGGCCTCCCCCTGGGGGAATCGGCGTTTTTAGCGGCAGCCGCCCTGTTGGTTACCCGGCGGATTAAGCCAGAGCGCGTCTTGCAGCAGGTGGACTGGTCCTTGCTGGTGTTGTTTTCGGGCCTGTTTATCCTGACTGCCTGTGTGCGATCGCTGAGCGTCGTCGCAGCAGCATCGTTGCCCCTATTGACAGGGGTAGGGGCGTGGGTGGCCCATCCCGTCGGGTTATTGGCGATCACGGTAGGACTGTCTAATCTGATTTCCAATGTGCCAGCCGTGTTGTTATTGCAAGGGGCGATCGGGCCGGGGAATACGGAAAGCTGGTTACTCCTAGCGGCTGGCTCCACCTTGGCCGGTAACCTGACCCTGTTCGGCTCCGTTGCCAACTTAATTATGGTTGAAGCTGCCGCCTCCGCCGGGTGTACCCTCTCGTTCTGGCAACATCTGCGCTTTGGTTTACCCCTGACCCTGATAACCCTAGCCGTCACCTATAGCTGGATCGTACTGCGGTAG
- a CDS encoding HNH endonuclease, producing MPISDEVRQAIRERANYICEYCHSPERLSANRFTVDHVIPKSLGGSDALDNLALACRRCNERRYNFVAGIDPETQEIVPIFNPRKQKWAEHCVWQDKGVVIGGTTPIGRATCLRLDLNDTRYPEEDSIRATRRLWIQTGLHPPADDPCQA from the coding sequence ATGCCAATCAGTGATGAAGTCAGGCAGGCTATTCGAGAGCGTGCTAACTATATCTGCGAGTATTGCCACTCTCCAGAACGGTTGAGTGCTAATCGGTTTACTGTTGATCATGTCATCCCAAAATCTTTGGGAGGTTCCGACGCACTCGACAATCTTGCGCTGGCGTGTCGTCGTTGCAACGAGAGGCGTTACAATTTTGTGGCTGGTATCGATCCAGAGACCCAAGAAATTGTTCCTATTTTTAATCCTCGCAAACAAAAATGGGCAGAGCATTGTGTTTGGCAAGATAAGGGCGTTGTCATAGGAGGAACTACACCCATTGGTCGTGCAACTTGCCTGCGGCTTGATTTGAATGATACTCGTTATCCAGAGGAAGATTCTATTCGAGCAACCAGACGATTGTGGATACAAACCGGATTACACCCTCCAGCAGATGATCCGTGTCAAGCTTGA
- the bchM gene encoding magnesium protoporphyrin IX methyltransferase, whose protein sequence is MSAVDDKTIVRDYFNATGFDRWQRIYGDGEVNRIQLDIRQGHQQTVEQVLTWLQADGNLKGLSICDAGCGVGSLSIPLAAAGAKVYATDISEKMTTEAWQRATAILDTMDNLKFVVQDLETLGGRYHTVICLDVLIHYPQERAIAMIEHLASLAESRLIFSFAPKTFWLSILKKVGEFFPGPSKTTRAYQHNEADIVRELAARGWRVERNAMIQTRFYFSRLLEAVRAD, encoded by the coding sequence ATGAGTGCAGTTGACGATAAGACGATCGTTCGCGACTATTTCAATGCCACCGGGTTCGATCGCTGGCAACGGATTTATGGGGATGGGGAAGTCAACCGGATCCAACTCGACATCCGCCAGGGCCACCAGCAAACTGTTGAGCAGGTGCTCACCTGGTTACAAGCTGATGGCAACCTCAAGGGCCTATCGATCTGCGATGCGGGTTGTGGGGTCGGTAGCCTCAGCATTCCCCTTGCTGCCGCTGGGGCAAAGGTCTATGCCACGGATATTTCCGAAAAAATGACGACGGAAGCATGGCAACGGGCTACCGCGATCCTGGACACGATGGATAACCTCAAGTTTGTGGTTCAAGATCTAGAGACCCTGGGTGGGCGATACCATACGGTGATTTGCCTGGATGTGTTGATCCACTATCCCCAGGAACGCGCGATCGCCATGATCGAGCACCTCGCATCCCTGGCCGAATCCCGCCTGATTTTCAGCTTTGCGCCCAAAACCTTTTGGCTGAGCATCCTGAAAAAAGTGGGTGAGTTTTTCCCCGGCCCCAGCAAAACCACCCGCGCCTATCAACACAACGAAGCCGATATTGTGCGGGAATTAGCCGCACGGGGCTGGCGCGTCGAACGCAATGCCATGATCCAAACCCGATTTTATTTTTCCCGCCTGCTGGAAGCGGTGCGGGCAGACTAA
- a CDS encoding homospermidine biosynthesis protein: MSKTLNYKIAPAPMPNSIGITDLIDGYFTAYNSARLREICHLLCREVLQPGVTVGLSLSGAMTPAGFGVGILAPLIRHGFVDWIISTGANLYHDLHYGLGMNLYAGSPFADDVKLRQEGRIRIYDIVFDYDVLLETDAFLRELLRSEPFQKRMSTAEFHYLLGRYVREVEQRLGLQHSCLLAAAYECGVPIYTSSPGDSSIGMNVAALALEGSQLVLDPSLDVNETAAIVYGARTSDIPGVEGKSAAVIIGGGSPKNFLLQTQPQLHEVLGLEERGHDYFVQITDARPDTGGLSGATPSEAVSWGKVDPDELPNTIVCYTDSTIALPIICAYTVQQCPPRPLKRLYDHRAELVANLQRAYRAAQARMQAEAEVLTPVAAVPYAAPKSIPVATYPCGTPIRQR; the protein is encoded by the coding sequence ATGTCGAAAACGCTGAACTATAAGATTGCCCCGGCCCCGATGCCCAACAGCATTGGCATTACGGACTTGATCGACGGCTACTTCACTGCTTATAACTCGGCTCGGTTACGGGAGATTTGTCACTTGTTATGCCGGGAGGTACTCCAACCGGGGGTAACGGTGGGGCTGAGTTTATCGGGGGCGATGACCCCGGCTGGTTTTGGGGTGGGTATTTTGGCCCCGCTGATTCGCCACGGCTTTGTGGATTGGATCATTAGCACGGGCGCGAACCTATACCATGATTTGCACTATGGGCTGGGCATGAACCTCTATGCGGGTAGTCCCTTTGCGGATGATGTTAAGCTGCGCCAGGAAGGACGGATTCGCATTTACGATATTGTGTTTGACTACGATGTACTGCTGGAGACGGACGCCTTCCTGCGGGAGTTGCTGCGATCAGAACCTTTTCAAAAGCGCATGAGTACTGCTGAGTTCCACTACCTGCTCGGACGTTATGTGCGGGAAGTGGAGCAGCGTTTGGGGTTGCAACATTCCTGTTTGCTGGCTGCGGCCTATGAGTGTGGTGTACCGATCTACACCTCCTCACCAGGGGATAGTTCGATCGGGATGAATGTGGCTGCCCTGGCCCTAGAAGGCTCGCAGTTGGTACTGGACCCGTCGCTGGATGTGAATGAAACGGCGGCGATCGTCTATGGTGCCCGCACGTCAGATATCCCTGGGGTTGAAGGCAAGAGTGCAGCGGTGATTATTGGTGGTGGCAGTCCGAAGAATTTCCTGCTGCAAACCCAGCCCCAGTTGCATGAAGTGTTGGGCCTAGAGGAACGGGGCCATGACTACTTTGTGCAAATTACCGATGCGCGTCCGGATACGGGGGGCCTATCAGGTGCGACTCCTAGCGAAGCCGTGAGTTGGGGTAAGGTCGATCCGGATGAATTGCCCAATACGATCGTCTGCTATACCGACAGCACGATCGCTTTGCCGATTATCTGTGCCTATACAGTGCAACAATGCCCGCCGCGTCCCCTGAAGCGGCTCTACGATCACCGGGCAGAGTTGGTCGCCAACTTGCAACGGGCCTATCGAGCTGCCCAGGCCAGGATGCAAGCGGAAGCGGAGGTGCTGACCCCCGTTGCAGCGGTTCCCTATGCAGCCCCGAAATCTATTCCCGTAGCCACCTATCCCTGCGGCACCCCCATTCGCCAGCGCTAG
- the tatA gene encoding twin-arginine translocase TatA/TatE family subunit has translation MFGLGWPEMTIIAVVALLLFGPKKIPELGAALGKTLRGFREELNKPELPAEKETDRDDRP, from the coding sequence ATGTTTGGGTTAGGTTGGCCGGAAATGACTATTATTGCCGTGGTAGCGTTGCTACTCTTTGGTCCCAAGAAGATTCCGGAGTTGGGCGCGGCCTTGGGGAAAACGCTGCGGGGCTTCCGGGAAGAGTTGAATAAGCCAGAGTTGCCTGCTGAGAAGGAGACCGATCGCGACGATCGCCCTTGA
- a CDS encoding tRNA (5-methylaminomethyl-2-thiouridine)(34)-methyltransferase MnmD has translation MLQSPSWQPELTEDGSFTFFSEEFGEHFHSRAGAKQEALHKFVRATQLAYRAQQPALRLLDVCYGLGYNTAAALTTIAEVNPACQVEVYGLEVDASVPRAAITPELLTIWSPPVQAILRDLAQDHQCQRETLKATILLGDARQTIQTLRQQGFRADVVFLDPFSPRRCPQLWTVEFFSEVAACLAPDGILATYSRSACARSALLAAGFCIGTIPPRAEALSHQWSEGTVAAFQPDGLIPLSRMEQEHLQTRAAIPYRDPDLSDSAAAILARHRQEQARSPLASTSSWRRRWQID, from the coding sequence ATGCTACAGTCTCCGTCCTGGCAACCGGAATTAACGGAGGATGGGTCTTTCACCTTTTTCTCTGAGGAGTTTGGTGAACATTTTCATAGTCGTGCGGGGGCCAAGCAGGAAGCCTTGCACAAATTTGTGCGGGCTACCCAATTGGCGTATCGTGCCCAGCAGCCAGCCTTGCGGTTGCTGGATGTTTGCTATGGGTTGGGCTATAACACAGCGGCGGCGTTGACCACGATCGCTGAGGTGAATCCGGCCTGTCAGGTAGAGGTGTATGGTTTGGAAGTGGATGCGAGTGTGCCTCGCGCTGCCATCACCCCTGAGTTGCTCACGATCTGGTCGCCCCCGGTTCAAGCTATTTTGCGGGATTTAGCCCAGGACCATCAATGCCAACGGGAGACGTTGAAGGCAACAATACTGCTGGGGGATGCCCGCCAAACGATTCAGACCCTGCGTCAACAGGGCTTCCGGGCCGATGTTGTCTTTTTGGATCCTTTTTCGCCGCGTCGCTGCCCGCAATTGTGGACCGTAGAGTTCTTCAGCGAAGTGGCGGCCTGCTTAGCCCCTGATGGCATTCTGGCCACCTATTCGCGATCGGCCTGTGCGCGATCGGCCTTGCTGGCGGCGGGGTTCTGTATTGGAACGATTCCCCCCCGCGCCGAGGCTTTATCCCATCAATGGTCGGAGGGAACCGTTGCCGCTTTTCAGCCCGATGGCCTCATCCCGCTTTCCCGGATGGAACAGGAACACCTGCAAACCCGTGCTGCCATCCCCTACCGCGATCCGGATTTATCCGACTCAGCAGCGGCGATTTTAGCGCGTCATCGCCAGGAGCAGGCACGATCGCCCTTAGCCTCTACCTCCAGTTGGCGGCGGCGGTGGCAGATTGACTAA
- a CDS encoding helix-turn-helix domain-containing protein → MAIHIADFPETITPTAEDTELAQALSYQLSMLINQYPTESHSSSLKLCVQIDNKPEELVIPLFALRLLKDLLTQIVHGHTVILMPIHTELTTQQAAEILNVSRSFLINLLDDGKIPYRKVGTHR, encoded by the coding sequence ATGGCTATTCACATTGCTGATTTTCCAGAAACAATTACACCGACTGCGGAAGACACAGAACTTGCACAAGCGTTGAGTTATCAGCTTTCAATGTTGATAAACCAATACCCGACGGAAAGTCACTCTTCTAGCCTGAAACTATGTGTGCAGATTGATAATAAACCAGAAGAGTTGGTTATTCCGCTGTTCGCTTTGCGACTTTTAAAAGATCTTTTGACGCAGATAGTTCACGGCCATACGGTTATCTTGATGCCTATTCATACTGAGTTAACGACGCAACAGGCCGCAGAGATTCTGAATGTGTCACGTTCATTTCTGATCAATCTGCTAGATGATGGTAAGATTCCCTACCGAAAAGTGGGTACCCATCGTTGA
- the ligA gene encoding NAD-dependent DNA ligase LigA, whose protein sequence is MLRVTMVPRSTSSDQTSSFPAPADADVAVRQRVQELRRLLTEASYAYYVLDAPIMEDSVYDQLYRELQDLETHHPDLITPDSPTQRVGEKPATQFTSVQHAVPLYSLENAFNLEEFTNWQGRWQRVLGAQAGGDRSPSIPQMGGVREVDGSAPDESGQPAPTRLTLPDYVCELKIDGSALALTYEDGVLVRGATRGDGTMGEEITQNVRTIRSIPLRLQVEKPPRRVEVRGEAFLPLTVFDQINQERKAEGLPLFANPRNAAAGTLRQLDSRIVADRKLDFFAYTLHILDEAVDLPPTQWDCLELLQRFGFRVNPERQRCQGLEAVRDYYDRWATARFQLPYLTDGVVVKLNSLALQEQLGFTQKFPRWAVALKYPAEEAPTKVERVVVQVGRTGALTPVAEFQSVQLAGTTVSRASLHNRDRLLELDLHLGDTVVVRKAGEIIPEVVRVLPELRPPQAERVVLPDRCPECGEPVVQPAGEAVTRCVNASCPAIVRGALVHWASRDALDINGLGEKLVQQLVAAQLVQSVADLYQLEAEPLAQLERLGQKSAQKLVQAIAASKQKPWSRVLYGLGIRHVGSVNAQALAAAFPDVTQLATASVDAIAAVYGIGPEIAQSVYEWFQIPANQHLIERLQAAGVQLQAAKGQIAPASNPTLAGKTFVITGTLPTLTREEAKALIQAAGGKVTESVSRKTHYLVVGENAGSKLTKAQGLGIPCLTEADLLALMGDVDR, encoded by the coding sequence GTGCTAAGGGTGACGATGGTGCCGCGATCGACCTCTTCTGACCAAACTTCCTCTTTCCCGGCTCCTGCCGATGCTGATGTGGCGGTTCGCCAACGGGTGCAGGAACTCCGGCGGCTGCTCACGGAGGCTAGCTATGCCTACTATGTGCTGGATGCCCCGATCATGGAGGATAGTGTCTATGACCAGCTTTATCGCGAACTTCAAGATCTGGAAACGCACCATCCGGATCTGATTACGCCTGACAGTCCAACGCAACGGGTGGGGGAAAAACCGGCAACGCAATTCACGTCGGTGCAACACGCAGTGCCCCTCTATAGTTTGGAGAATGCGTTTAATCTGGAGGAATTTACGAATTGGCAGGGGCGCTGGCAACGGGTGTTGGGGGCACAAGCGGGGGGCGATCGATCACCGTCTATCCCCCAGATGGGGGGGGTTAGGGAGGTTGACGGTTCGGCACCGGATGAGTCTGGGCAACCCGCCCCTACCCGGTTGACCTTGCCGGATTATGTGTGTGAACTGAAGATTGATGGGTCGGCGCTGGCACTGACCTATGAAGATGGGGTGCTAGTGCGGGGGGCAACACGGGGCGATGGCACGATGGGGGAAGAAATTACCCAGAATGTGCGCACGATTCGGAGTATTCCCCTGCGGTTGCAGGTCGAGAAGCCGCCGCGACGGGTGGAGGTGCGGGGGGAGGCGTTTTTGCCGCTGACGGTGTTTGACCAAATTAACCAGGAACGCAAAGCGGAGGGGCTGCCCTTGTTTGCGAATCCTCGCAATGCGGCGGCGGGGACATTACGGCAATTGGATTCCCGCATTGTGGCCGATCGCAAGCTGGATTTCTTTGCCTATACGCTTCATATTCTGGATGAGGCGGTTGACCTGCCCCCAACCCAGTGGGACTGCCTGGAATTATTACAACGATTTGGCTTTCGGGTGAATCCGGAACGCCAACGCTGCCAGGGATTAGAGGCCGTGCGGGATTATTACGATCGCTGGGCAACGGCCCGGTTCCAGTTGCCCTATCTCACCGATGGTGTGGTGGTGAAGCTGAATTCCCTGGCTCTGCAAGAACAATTGGGTTTTACGCAAAAATTTCCCCGCTGGGCGGTGGCGCTGAAGTATCCCGCAGAGGAAGCCCCAACCAAGGTGGAGCGGGTGGTGGTGCAGGTGGGGCGCACGGGGGCGCTGACGCCGGTGGCGGAGTTTCAGTCAGTGCAGTTGGCAGGGACAACGGTGAGTCGGGCCAGTCTCCATAACCGCGATCGCCTGCTGGAGTTGGATTTGCATCTCGGCGATACGGTGGTGGTGCGCAAGGCGGGAGAAATTATCCCGGAGGTGGTGCGGGTGTTGCCGGAATTGCGGCCTCCCCAGGCGGAACGGGTGGTCTTGCCCGATCGCTGTCCCGAATGTGGCGAACCCGTGGTGCAACCGGCGGGGGAGGCGGTCACCCGGTGTGTGAATGCGTCCTGTCCCGCGATCGTGCGAGGGGCGTTGGTGCATTGGGCCAGTCGCGATGCCCTGGATATCAATGGGCTGGGGGAAAAGTTAGTGCAGCAATTGGTCGCGGCACAGTTGGTGCAATCGGTAGCGGATTTATATCAGCTAGAGGCAGAACCCCTGGCCCAGTTGGAGCGCTTGGGGCAAAAGTCGGCGCAAAAGTTGGTGCAGGCGATCGCGGCATCGAAGCAAAAGCCCTGGTCGCGGGTGCTCTACGGGTTGGGGATTCGCCATGTTGGCAGCGTGAATGCCCAGGCGTTGGCGGCAGCGTTTCCGGACGTGACCCAATTGGCAACGGCCAGTGTAGACGCGATCGCAGCGGTCTATGGCATTGGTCCCGAAATTGCCCAATCAGTATACGAGTGGTTCCAGATCCCGGCCAATCAACACTTAATTGAACGGTTACAGGCAGCAGGCGTGCAGTTGCAGGCGGCGAAGGGTCAGATTGCTCCTGCCAGCAACCCAACCCTAGCGGGCAAAACCTTTGTAATCACCGGCACGCTACCAACACTGACGCGCGAGGAGGCCAAGGCATTGATTCAGGCGGCAGGGGGTAAGGTCACGGAGTCAGTGAGCCGCAAGACGCATTATCTAGTGGTGGGGGAAAACGCAGGATCGAAGCTGACGAAGGCGCAGGGGTTGGGGATTCCCTGTTTGACGGAGGCGGATTTGTTGGCGCTGATGGGGGATGTCGATCGGTAG
- the hisB gene encoding imidazoleglycerol-phosphate dehydratase HisB: MQTHDRPSAPVRLSERDRTATVRRTTGETDVSVTINLDGTGQCNAQTGIPFLDHMLHQIASHGLIDLDIQATGDLHIDDHHTNEDVGITLGQALHQALGDRKGIVRFGNFLAPLDEALIQVALDFSGRPHLSYGLAIPTERVGTYDTQLVREFFVALVNHSQMTLHIRQLDGINSHHIIEATFKAFARSLRLAVAVDPRRVDAIPSSKGVL, encoded by the coding sequence ATGCAAACCCACGATCGTCCCTCTGCCCCGGTGCGCCTGTCCGAACGCGATCGCACGGCCACGGTGCGCCGTACCACAGGCGAAACCGATGTGTCCGTCACCATTAACCTGGATGGCACCGGCCAATGTAACGCCCAGACCGGCATTCCCTTTCTGGATCACATGCTGCACCAGATCGCGTCCCACGGCCTGATTGATCTTGATATCCAGGCAACCGGCGATCTTCATATTGATGACCACCACACCAACGAGGACGTGGGGATTACCCTAGGACAGGCATTGCATCAAGCCCTCGGCGATCGCAAAGGCATCGTGCGGTTCGGCAACTTTCTGGCTCCTCTGGATGAGGCGCTGATCCAGGTTGCCCTGGATTTTTCCGGGCGGCCCCACCTGAGCTATGGGCTGGCGATTCCCACCGAGCGGGTGGGAACCTACGATACCCAGTTAGTACGGGAATTCTTCGTGGCCCTGGTCAACCACAGCCAGATGACCCTACATATTCGTCAACTGGACGGCATCAATTCGCACCATATTATTGAAGCCACCTTTAAAGCCTTTGCCCGCTCCCTGCGGCTGGCAGTAGCGGTTGATCCGCGCCGGGTAGATGCCATCCCTAGCTCCAAAGGAGTTCTGTAG